Proteins co-encoded in one Natronorubrum daqingense genomic window:
- a CDS encoding MFS transporter yields MRNLFRRILAQFIVDRRVLTLAFARMADGIGNSFLIIVIPIYVGSELITGTTFGLGESMVIGIILSIFGFLNSSFQPFTGRLSDFVGRRKPFLMVGLAGLAAMNVAYVFAESYLTLLAIRGIQGISVAFIVPASVALVNELATTQDRGGNMGVYNTFRLIGFGAGPVAAGAVVNLGPYTLPGGLAISGFDAAFYIAAITAMLSLLLVTVLISDPDATKANAGADLSIAIRDPTGKNLLDPIFTLGVASLFMATAIALFATIQPQVNERLGQGETWFGLQFAAFVLAQVVLQTPIGRASDRWGRRPFILGGMILLVPSTLVQGFILSSELMFVARLVQGVAGAMVFAPSLALAGDLAGEGESGSKLSILTMAFGFGIAIGPLSSGALVDYSFEAPFIFGTALAVLGTILVYTQVEETLETAHSVPIGSDD; encoded by the coding sequence ATGAGGAATCTCTTTCGTCGGATTCTCGCTCAATTTATCGTCGACCGACGGGTCCTCACGCTCGCGTTCGCTCGGATGGCCGACGGAATCGGGAACTCGTTTCTGATCATCGTCATTCCAATCTACGTCGGCAGCGAACTCATTACCGGAACGACGTTCGGTCTCGGAGAGTCGATGGTCATCGGTATCATCCTCTCGATCTTTGGATTTTTAAACAGTAGCTTTCAGCCCTTTACCGGTCGACTCTCTGACTTCGTGGGGCGGCGCAAGCCGTTCCTCATGGTCGGACTCGCCGGGTTGGCGGCGATGAACGTCGCGTACGTCTTCGCGGAGTCGTATCTCACGTTGCTCGCGATCCGTGGAATCCAGGGGATCAGCGTCGCGTTCATCGTCCCCGCGTCGGTCGCGCTCGTCAACGAACTCGCGACGACGCAAGACCGCGGCGGTAACATGGGCGTCTACAACACCTTCCGGCTGATCGGGTTCGGTGCCGGACCGGTAGCCGCAGGCGCGGTCGTCAACCTCGGACCCTACACGCTGCCGGGTGGACTCGCGATCAGTGGCTTCGACGCAGCCTTCTACATCGCCGCGATAACGGCCATGCTCAGTTTGCTCCTCGTGACGGTCCTCATTTCGGATCCCGACGCGACGAAGGCCAACGCGGGCGCAGACCTCTCGATTGCAATTCGCGACCCCACGGGAAAGAACCTGCTCGATCCGATCTTCACGCTCGGCGTCGCGTCGCTGTTCATGGCCACGGCGATCGCGTTGTTCGCGACGATCCAACCACAGGTCAACGAGCGCCTCGGGCAAGGCGAGACCTGGTTCGGCCTCCAGTTCGCGGCGTTCGTCCTCGCGCAGGTTGTGTTACAGACGCCGATCGGACGCGCCTCCGACCGGTGGGGACGTCGACCGTTTATCCTTGGCGGCATGATCCTCCTCGTCCCGTCGACGCTCGTCCAAGGGTTCATCCTCTCCTCTGAACTCATGTTCGTCGCTCGCCTCGTACAGGGTGTCGCGGGGGCGATGGTGTTCGCACCGTCGCTCGCACTCGCAGGAGACCTCGCCGGCGAAGGCGAATCCGGTTCGAAGCTCTCGATTCTTACCATGGCGTTTGGCTTCGGAATTGCCATTGGCCCTCTCTCCTCGGGTGCACTCGTCGACTACAGCTTCGAAGCGCCGTTCATCTTCGGCACCGCCCTCGCCGTGCTCGGAACGATTCTCGTCTACACGCAGGTCGAAGAGACCCTCGAGACGGCACACTCGGTACCCATCGGCAGCGACGATTAG
- a CDS encoding DUF5797 family protein: MTLSEEATERLADVVELQPTKNSELQDRWDMESGSEVHQFLENELGDYYFRDDNSLIRATAEANDLVDVEPGIESDPESDGAPSRIRVPELHAQIVSVLAGPEEESESVVSVLHALRDEYDVDPEAEDVRSSLQSLRRKDVVDVEYRTVPTFRLTVERDDLEVSVSE, encoded by the coding sequence ATGACGCTCTCGGAGGAGGCGACGGAACGGTTAGCAGACGTGGTGGAGCTCCAGCCGACGAAAAATTCCGAACTCCAGGACCGCTGGGACATGGAAAGCGGCAGCGAAGTGCACCAGTTCCTCGAGAACGAACTCGGGGACTACTACTTTCGCGACGACAACAGTCTGATACGCGCCACGGCCGAAGCCAACGATCTCGTCGACGTCGAACCCGGCATCGAGAGCGATCCGGAGAGCGACGGTGCGCCCTCGCGCATCCGCGTGCCGGAACTCCACGCCCAGATCGTCTCGGTGCTCGCCGGCCCCGAGGAGGAATCCGAAAGCGTCGTCTCGGTCCTGCACGCGCTTCGCGACGAGTACGACGTCGATCCCGAGGCCGAAGACGTGCGCTCGAGTCTCCAGAGTCTCCGCCGAAAAGACGTCGTCGACGTCGAGTACCGCACCGTCCCCACGTTCCGGCTAACGGTCGAGCGCGACGACCTCGAGGTTAGCGTCTCCGAGTGA
- a CDS encoding DUF5787 family protein produces the protein MNEETSEFAFELGVCHWAERNWPPAPTASDDAAALVARQLGTRGRRWDTIVLECDADALQRRANFGPKRLESDLLHVVRHAPEDWAYYRDCLPHPGYPWRYVREAIHQADDRGILETQRNGNRIEIRRKWVYPDWVERIVAVENKPDLDASAARVLGSQLEYDVAMALADEVWVGTHKTGERVEPALLEGLPVEAGILTLEEASSDAEVAWHPRTLAVDEPGTRILERPDGGRRDGSAARFEYVSPEEKAAKRLEIAERAYERGWRSFADTMRPDCRYFELRTRDGIGLRPHCTAKGGCQTATECSGRCPEFEPEPPTWRTNGWPIDGGPGARCRQVLEDRRRRRRPGLEP, from the coding sequence ATGAACGAGGAGACGAGCGAGTTCGCGTTCGAACTCGGTGTCTGTCACTGGGCCGAGCGCAACTGGCCGCCAGCACCCACCGCCAGTGACGACGCGGCCGCTCTCGTCGCCCGACAACTCGGAACCAGAGGCAGACGCTGGGACACCATCGTCCTCGAGTGCGACGCCGACGCCCTCCAACGGCGGGCGAACTTCGGTCCGAAACGACTCGAGAGCGACCTGTTGCACGTCGTTCGACACGCCCCCGAAGACTGGGCGTACTATCGCGACTGCCTCCCCCATCCCGGCTATCCGTGGCGCTACGTCCGCGAGGCGATTCATCAAGCCGACGACAGGGGGATCCTCGAGACCCAACGGAACGGCAATCGGATCGAGATTCGCCGCAAGTGGGTCTATCCCGACTGGGTCGAGCGAATCGTCGCGGTCGAGAACAAGCCGGACCTCGACGCCAGCGCGGCCCGAGTGCTCGGCTCGCAACTCGAGTACGACGTGGCGATGGCGCTGGCCGACGAGGTCTGGGTTGGAACCCACAAAACCGGCGAACGCGTCGAACCCGCATTGCTGGAGGGCCTCCCCGTCGAAGCGGGCATCTTGACGCTCGAGGAAGCAAGTTCCGACGCCGAGGTGGCGTGGCATCCCCGGACGCTCGCCGTCGACGAACCCGGAACGCGAATCCTCGAGCGACCCGACGGCGGCCGCCGCGACGGCTCCGCGGCTCGATTCGAGTACGTCAGTCCCGAAGAGAAGGCTGCAAAACGACTCGAGATCGCCGAGCGAGCGTACGAACGCGGCTGGCGATCCTTCGCCGACACGATGCGACCCGACTGCCGGTACTTCGAGTTGCGAACGCGCGACGGTATCGGACTCCGCCCGCACTGTACGGCGAAGGGAGGGTGTCAGACGGCGACGGAGTGTTCGGGCCGGTGCCCCGAGTTCGAACCGGAGCCCCCGACCTGGCGAACCAACGGATGGCCGATCGACGGCGGCCCGGGGGCGCGCTGTCGGCAGGTGCTCGAGGATCGTCGACGGCGACGACGGCCCGGGTTGGAGCCGTGA
- a CDS encoding bis(5'-nucleosyl)-tetraphosphatase: MAVEATSAGAILFRDTRGRREYLLLKSRPGDWEFPKGGVEGDEELQQTAIREIKEEAGIEQFRLLDGFREDYDYVFEANGTTIHKTVHLFIAKSFEASAELSNEHRDLQWRDYEQAVNTVTQDGPREILEEAHEFLDEELEE, from the coding sequence ATGGCAGTCGAAGCTACGAGCGCAGGCGCAATCCTCTTCCGCGATACGCGGGGCCGGCGCGAGTATCTTCTACTCAAGAGCCGCCCAGGCGACTGGGAGTTTCCCAAGGGCGGTGTCGAAGGAGATGAAGAACTACAGCAGACGGCGATCCGCGAAATAAAGGAAGAGGCAGGTATCGAGCAGTTCCGGCTCCTCGATGGCTTTCGCGAAGACTACGACTACGTCTTCGAGGCGAACGGCACGACGATCCACAAGACCGTTCACCTCTTTATTGCGAAGTCATTCGAGGCCAGTGCGGAACTGTCGAACGAACACCGCGACCTCCAGTGGCGCGATTACGAACAGGCAGTCAACACCGTCACCCAAGACGGCCCACGAGAGATCTTAGAGGAGGCCCACGAGTTTCTCGACGAAGAACTCGAGGAGTAA
- a CDS encoding uS10/mL48 family ribosomal protein — protein sequence MTFVTRLTLQSGDRAALDGIVDDIKSTAERKGAALKGPHSHPPETISVPQRSRLHADDDRHFSSWEYTVFTRELEIHGHDNLARNIASQNFPDSVHIEAEVEQIHGAGRGN from the coding sequence ATGACCTTCGTCACCCGTCTCACGCTCCAAAGCGGCGATCGAGCCGCACTCGACGGCATCGTCGACGACATCAAATCAACGGCAGAACGCAAGGGGGCCGCGTTGAAAGGCCCACACTCTCATCCTCCCGAAACCATCTCCGTTCCACAGCGCTCTCGCCTTCACGCCGACGACGACCGACACTTTTCGTCGTGGGAGTACACCGTCTTCACCCGCGAACTCGAGATTCACGGGCACGACAATCTCGCGCGCAACATCGCCTCGCAGAACTTTCCCGACTCCGTCCACATCGAAGCCGAAGTCGAGCAGATCCACGGCGCGGGACGGGGCAACTAA
- a CDS encoding amidohydrolase has translation MSHDLVSLRRDLHRRPEPAWREFYTTARIAAELESRVDLDELHVGPDAIASEHRLAVPDDIELAEWYEQARATGVDETILESLEGGQTGLVAVLERGEGPTVGLRVDIDGLPRPESDDPAHVPAAEGFRSEHEDAMHACGHDAHAAIGVGVLEQIASSSFQGTLKVFFQPAEEVVGGGKSMAKSEHIRDVDALLAVHVGLDHPTGEIVAGIDGFLAVRHLEAEFTGESAHAGGHPEQGRNAVQAMAAAVQNLYGIPRHNDGRTRVNAGVVEGGSAANVIPEEARILAEVRGETTELMEYMDRKARHTIRNAAAMHECDVAFTTGAEAPSATSDQELVDIVADVAGRTAGVENVLERDELGGSEDATFLMRAVQENGGTACYVGVGTDHPGGHHTATFDVDEASIDHGVDVLSGAIERISRTRT, from the coding sequence ATGTCACACGATCTCGTCTCGCTGCGCCGAGACCTCCACCGACGACCCGAACCCGCCTGGCGGGAGTTCTACACGACCGCTCGAATCGCCGCGGAACTCGAGTCGCGTGTCGATCTCGACGAACTCCACGTTGGTCCCGATGCGATCGCGAGCGAGCACCGATTGGCCGTGCCGGACGACATCGAACTCGCCGAGTGGTACGAACAGGCTCGAGCCACCGGTGTCGACGAGACGATTCTCGAGTCACTCGAGGGCGGCCAGACGGGTCTCGTCGCCGTTCTCGAGCGCGGCGAAGGGCCGACCGTCGGCCTTCGGGTCGACATCGACGGCCTTCCGCGACCGGAGAGCGACGACCCCGCCCACGTTCCCGCCGCAGAGGGCTTTCGCTCGGAACACGAGGACGCGATGCACGCCTGTGGCCACGACGCCCACGCGGCGATCGGCGTCGGTGTGCTCGAGCAGATCGCCTCAAGCAGCTTCCAGGGGACGCTAAAGGTGTTTTTCCAGCCAGCCGAGGAGGTCGTCGGCGGCGGGAAGTCGATGGCGAAAAGCGAGCACATCCGAGACGTCGACGCGTTGCTCGCGGTTCACGTCGGACTCGACCATCCGACCGGCGAAATCGTCGCCGGAATCGACGGCTTCCTCGCCGTTCGACACCTCGAGGCCGAGTTCACCGGCGAGTCCGCACACGCCGGTGGTCACCCCGAGCAAGGCCGAAACGCCGTGCAGGCGATGGCGGCGGCCGTCCAGAATCTCTACGGCATTCCGCGACACAACGACGGCCGAACCCGGGTCAACGCGGGCGTCGTCGAAGGCGGCAGCGCGGCGAACGTCATCCCAGAAGAGGCGCGAATCCTCGCCGAAGTTCGCGGCGAGACGACCGAACTCATGGAGTACATGGACCGAAAGGCTCGCCACACAATCCGCAACGCGGCTGCGATGCACGAGTGTGACGTCGCGTTCACGACGGGTGCCGAAGCCCCGAGTGCGACGAGCGATCAGGAACTCGTCGATATCGTCGCCGACGTAGCGGGACGAACGGCGGGCGTCGAGAACGTCCTCGAGCGCGACGAACTCGGCGGCAGCGAGGACGCGACGTTCCTGATGCGAGCCGTCCAGGAAAACGGCGGGACGGCCTGTTACGTCGGCGTCGGGACGGACCACCCCGGCGGCCACCACACCGCGACGTTCGACGTCGATGAGGCGAGTATCGACCACGGCGTCGACGTTCTCTCCGGTGCCATCGAACGGATCAGCCGGACTCGAACCTGA
- a CDS encoding M48 family metallopeptidase — translation MRVGLWIRMTLAFAALLASVLVLLAVEFLTIWLLVGMVHFGAVYVSYVVLSPVPLAAFAVGYVAFVGALWFAYNEYRLVREPDRDASRAAVVDAMGANRRTIRERYGLVGYAFVVGVLGASFGTSLLLGERFGETAYYAFVPLFVALTVVWHQFSTTLRTERRNEAAVLRSLEDSIRRSDDEQRHPELHDLRRRVERLARQADVPVPSLEVAVRRTPIALTVGYRPESSTVVVSKGLVETLTEQELEAVLAHEIAHIANRDAAVASVMAIPIATAERIEQAQGGHAGAIALVLRGFSRWWLRIVTRYREYAADDGAVAITGDPAALASALEELDRSVARRPVADLRNHRTAAAFSIVPSPWEERRFFDRVYRFVDRRLFGTHPPTDERIERLRAQTADPQTGTAES, via the coding sequence ATGCGAGTCGGTCTCTGGATTCGAATGACGCTCGCGTTCGCCGCGCTACTCGCTTCGGTGCTCGTCTTGCTCGCAGTCGAATTTTTGACGATCTGGTTGTTAGTGGGGATGGTCCACTTCGGGGCCGTCTACGTGAGCTACGTCGTGCTCTCGCCGGTTCCGCTGGCGGCGTTCGCCGTCGGCTACGTCGCGTTCGTCGGTGCGCTCTGGTTCGCTTACAACGAGTACCGGTTGGTTCGAGAACCGGATCGAGACGCCAGCCGAGCGGCGGTCGTCGACGCAATGGGCGCAAACAGACGAACGATTCGCGAGCGCTACGGACTCGTGGGGTACGCCTTCGTCGTCGGCGTCCTGGGAGCCAGTTTCGGGACGAGCCTGTTGCTCGGTGAACGATTCGGTGAAACTGCGTACTACGCGTTCGTACCACTGTTCGTGGCCCTCACGGTCGTCTGGCACCAATTTTCCACCACCCTTCGTACGGAACGACGCAACGAGGCGGCCGTCCTCCGATCGCTCGAGGACTCGATACGTCGGTCGGACGACGAGCAGCGCCACCCCGAACTCCACGACCTCCGTCGACGCGTCGAGCGACTGGCCCGGCAAGCCGACGTGCCGGTTCCGTCGCTCGAGGTTGCCGTTCGGCGAACACCCATTGCCCTCACCGTCGGTTACCGGCCCGAGTCCTCCACCGTCGTCGTCTCGAAGGGCCTCGTAGAGACGCTCACTGAGCAGGAACTCGAGGCCGTGCTGGCCCACGAAATCGCGCATATCGCGAATCGCGACGCCGCCGTTGCGTCGGTAATGGCGATCCCGATCGCGACAGCCGAGCGAATCGAGCAGGCTCAAGGTGGCCACGCTGGCGCGATCGCTCTCGTCCTGCGCGGATTCTCCCGCTGGTGGCTCCGGATCGTCACGCGATACCGAGAGTACGCAGCCGACGACGGTGCCGTCGCGATCACCGGCGATCCGGCCGCCTTAGCCAGTGCGCTCGAGGAACTCGATCGATCTGTCGCCCGGCGACCCGTGGCCGACCTCCGAAACCACCGGACAGCGGCTGCGTTCTCGATCGTCCCCTCGCCGTGGGAAGAACGCCGCTTCTTCGATCGGGTCTATCGGTTCGTCGACCGACGACTGTTTGGAACCCACCCGCCGACCGACGAGCGGATCGAACGCCTCCGCGCTCAGACGGCCGATCCACAAACCGGCACCGCCGAGTCATAG
- a CDS encoding geranylgeranyl reductase family protein: MSTQERSANAATSQPHTPDVAVVGAGTAGCYAAATVAREGYDVVVLERKTEEEAGHIACGDALKGADEFPDSIPKSKLEPAFTNTGVDHGRFEIPQEDTVLEIPIPGELAVIDRWEYGRRIIEGAGDTGVDFHYDTVVKNVTQADDGRVTGVEAIRKGEPVTYDAEIVIDAAGSLSVLQDNVDFSDSTFDTNVNYSHFCSAYREVVHVNEPVEWDDALVFKPTDRAAGYLWYFPRTETEINAGLGFQMTEEPMKLVEDLKHDLENRAEFEGATVDDKLGAALPTRRPYDSAVHPGYMAVGDAAGHVNPTTGGGIAGAAYAGTYAAEQAIEGLETGDISEETFWEYNELVMDHFGARYAALDVYNILATAIDVDDLMGLLAAMPGDKLAEALYSGSTNISTKLKLESLIKSRGHWGTIWNLYQTKRCADDLLAHYENYPTSPEGLAGWQDRRDELMESVYEATGAEPKY; the protein is encoded by the coding sequence ATGAGTACCCAGGAGCGCTCGGCAAACGCCGCCACGTCTCAGCCCCACACCCCGGACGTGGCCGTCGTCGGTGCCGGAACTGCCGGATGTTACGCCGCAGCCACCGTCGCACGCGAGGGCTACGACGTCGTCGTTCTCGAGCGCAAAACCGAGGAAGAGGCGGGTCACATCGCCTGTGGCGACGCACTGAAAGGGGCCGACGAGTTCCCCGATTCGATTCCGAAGTCGAAACTCGAGCCGGCGTTCACCAACACGGGCGTCGACCACGGTCGCTTCGAGATTCCACAAGAAGACACCGTCCTCGAGATTCCGATTCCCGGCGAGTTGGCCGTCATCGACCGCTGGGAGTACGGGCGTCGCATCATCGAGGGGGCCGGAGATACCGGCGTCGATTTCCACTACGACACCGTCGTCAAGAACGTGACGCAGGCCGACGACGGTCGCGTGACGGGAGTCGAAGCGATCCGAAAAGGTGAGCCAGTCACCTACGACGCAGAGATCGTCATCGACGCCGCGGGTTCGCTGTCCGTCCTGCAGGACAACGTCGACTTTTCGGACTCGACGTTCGATACGAACGTCAACTACTCGCACTTCTGTTCGGCCTACCGCGAGGTCGTCCACGTGAACGAACCGGTCGAGTGGGACGACGCACTGGTCTTCAAGCCGACCGACCGCGCCGCGGGCTACCTCTGGTACTTCCCGCGCACGGAGACCGAGATCAACGCCGGCCTGGGGTTCCAGATGACCGAAGAGCCGATGAAACTCGTCGAGGACCTCAAACACGACCTCGAGAACCGCGCGGAGTTCGAGGGCGCGACAGTTGATGACAAACTCGGCGCGGCCCTCCCGACCCGTCGGCCCTACGACTCGGCCGTCCACCCCGGCTACATGGCCGTCGGTGACGCCGCCGGACACGTCAACCCGACCACCGGCGGCGGCATCGCCGGAGCGGCTTACGCCGGCACGTACGCCGCCGAGCAGGCCATCGAAGGCCTCGAGACGGGCGATATTAGCGAAGAGACGTTCTGGGAGTACAACGAACTCGTCATGGACCACTTCGGCGCACGCTACGCTGCCCTCGACGTCTACAACATCCTCGCGACGGCCATCGACGTCGACGACCTCATGGGCTTGCTCGCCGCCATGCCCGGCGACAAACTCGCCGAGGCACTCTACTCGGGGAGTACGAACATCAGCACGAAGCTCAAACTCGAGTCCCTGATCAAGAGCCGCGGCCACTGGGGCACCATCTGGAATCTCTACCAGACCAAACGCTGTGCCGATGACCTGTTGGCACACTACGAGAACTACCCGACCAGCCCCGAGGGGCTCGCGGGCTGGCAGGACCGACGCGACGAACTCATGGAATCGGTCTACGAGGCGACCGGGGCGGAGCCGAAGTACTAA
- a CDS encoding 2Fe-2S iron-sulfur cluster-binding protein, with protein sequence MTEYTIEFVGTGETITCSDTETILSRCLEEGIAQEYSCRVGMCLACSAEILEGEVVQPAARGFTEAEAENYALTCMARPQSDLKLERGVYPPSIDGDLESEGTDGAAVADD encoded by the coding sequence ATGACGGAGTACACGATCGAATTCGTCGGAACGGGTGAGACGATTACCTGTTCGGACACGGAGACGATCCTCAGTCGCTGTCTCGAGGAGGGTATCGCGCAGGAATACTCCTGTCGCGTCGGCATGTGTCTGGCCTGTTCGGCAGAGATCCTCGAGGGCGAGGTCGTCCAACCCGCCGCGCGGGGCTTTACCGAGGCGGAAGCCGAGAACTACGCGCTCACCTGTATGGCCCGGCCACAGTCGGACCTGAAACTCGAGCGCGGAGTGTACCCGCCGAGTATCGACGGCGACCTCGAGAGCGAGGGGACCGACGGCGCTGCTGTCGCGGACGACTGA
- a CDS encoding tyrosine--tRNA ligase, with translation MNTYELLIRNTEEVVTDQEVRELAAEPADKRVYVGYEPSGVLHLGHLLTANKLIDAQEARMDVVVVLLADVHAHLNGKGSFEEIHETAERMRAQFAAYGLDEEKTEYVYGSDFQLEAYYSLDLHELGVSTTLNRAKRAVAELQSGDTATVSHTVYPLMQVLDFEFLGIDLAVGGTDQRKVHMLAREKLPELGYEVRPCLHTPILADLETGEGKMSSSEGTTISMEDSTDDLERKIETAFCPPTRDPEGDRENPVLQLFEYYVFSRFESVIVRRPEKYGGNQTYDCYDDLAAALESGELHPADAKETVAGYLDELIAPGRKMLRELPSE, from the coding sequence ATGAATACCTACGAGTTACTCATCCGGAACACTGAGGAAGTCGTTACCGACCAGGAGGTGCGTGAACTCGCCGCTGAGCCGGCAGACAAACGAGTCTACGTCGGCTACGAACCGTCCGGTGTCCTCCACCTTGGCCACCTTCTGACGGCGAACAAACTCATTGACGCGCAGGAAGCAAGGATGGACGTCGTCGTCGTCCTACTGGCGGACGTTCACGCACATCTCAACGGGAAGGGTAGTTTCGAGGAGATCCACGAGACAGCGGAGCGAATGAGGGCACAGTTCGCCGCGTACGGCCTCGACGAGGAGAAGACCGAATACGTCTACGGGTCCGACTTCCAACTCGAAGCGTACTACTCACTCGATCTACACGAACTCGGCGTCTCGACGACGCTCAACCGTGCCAAGCGAGCGGTCGCCGAACTCCAAAGCGGCGACACCGCAACGGTGAGCCATACCGTGTACCCGTTGATGCAGGTCCTCGATTTCGAGTTCCTCGGCATCGACCTCGCTGTCGGTGGAACCGATCAACGGAAGGTGCATATGCTTGCTCGAGAGAAATTGCCAGAGTTGGGATACGAGGTGCGACCGTGTTTGCACACACCCATACTCGCTGATCTCGAAACCGGCGAGGGGAAAATGTCCTCGAGTGAGGGGACGACGATCTCGATGGAGGATTCCACTGATGACCTCGAGCGAAAGATCGAGACGGCGTTTTGTCCCCCGACCCGTGATCCCGAGGGTGATCGCGAGAACCCCGTTCTCCAATTGTTCGAGTACTACGTGTTTTCGCGATTCGAGTCGGTGATCGTACGACGACCCGAGAAGTACGGTGGAAATCAGACCTACGACTGCTACGATGACCTTGCGGCGGCGCTCGAATCCGGAGAGTTGCACCCGGCAGATGCGAAAGAGACAGTAGCCGGGTATCTCGATGAACTGATCGCTCCCGGGCGAAAAATGCTCCGGGAACTACCGAGCGAATAA
- a CDS encoding amphi-Trp domain-containing protein, which yields MPEEVLFESESRQRREDIASYLRTVADSLENGDELTLSAGDQSVTMDPPAQPTFEVKAEREGPTDGPGELSIEFELEWDENGNGDGGDGELTIE from the coding sequence ATGCCAGAGGAAGTACTCTTCGAATCCGAGAGTCGCCAGCGCCGAGAAGATATCGCGTCGTACCTCCGAACGGTCGCCGACTCACTCGAGAACGGCGACGAACTCACGCTCAGCGCCGGCGACCAATCCGTGACGATGGATCCGCCCGCTCAGCCGACGTTCGAAGTGAAAGCCGAACGCGAAGGCCCCACCGACGGCCCCGGCGAACTCAGTATCGAGTTCGAACTCGAGTGGGACGAGAACGGAAACGGTGACGGCGGTGACGGTGAGTTGACGATCGAGTAA
- the ftsZ gene encoding cell division protein FtsZ: MDSIIDEAIDEAENGEQHTAPDDASPQDGHSQGDGDANKTGTMTDDELEDVLQDLQTDITVVGCGGAGGNTVNRMHEEGIHGAKLVAANTDVQHLVEIEADTKILMGQQKTSGRGAGSLPQVGEEAALESQQDIYDSIDGSDMVFVTAGLGGGTGTGSAPVVAKAAREAGALTISIVTTPFTAEGEVRRTNAEAGLERLRDVSDTVIVVPNDRLLDSVGKLPVRQAFKVSDEVLMRSVKGITELITKPGLVNLDFADVRTVMERGGVAMIGLGESDSEAKAEDSVKTALRSPLLDVDISGASSALVNVTGGNDMAIEEAEGVVEEIYDRIDPDARIIWGTSIDEQLEGSMRTMIVVTGVESPQIYGKPDGEAVQPEAPAQGEDIDFVD; the protein is encoded by the coding sequence ATGGACTCCATCATCGACGAAGCTATCGACGAGGCCGAAAATGGGGAGCAACACACCGCTCCCGACGATGCGTCTCCGCAGGATGGACACAGCCAGGGAGACGGGGACGCGAACAAGACCGGGACGATGACCGACGACGAACTCGAGGACGTGCTTCAGGACCTCCAGACCGACATCACCGTCGTCGGCTGTGGCGGTGCCGGCGGGAACACCGTCAACCGCATGCACGAGGAGGGCATCCACGGCGCGAAACTCGTCGCCGCGAACACCGACGTTCAACACCTCGTCGAAATCGAAGCCGACACGAAGATTCTGATGGGCCAACAAAAGACCAGCGGCCGCGGCGCCGGCTCGCTCCCACAGGTCGGCGAGGAAGCCGCACTCGAGAGCCAACAGGATATCTACGATTCGATCGACGGCTCTGATATGGTCTTCGTCACGGCGGGTCTCGGTGGTGGAACCGGAACCGGCTCGGCCCCCGTTGTCGCTAAAGCCGCCCGAGAAGCCGGCGCGCTGACGATTTCGATCGTCACCACGCCCTTTACTGCCGAAGGTGAGGTCCGCCGAACCAACGCCGAAGCCGGCCTCGAGCGCTTGCGCGACGTTTCTGACACCGTCATCGTCGTCCCGAACGACCGCCTGCTCGACTCCGTCGGCAAACTGCCAGTCCGTCAAGCGTTCAAAGTGAGCGACGAAGTGCTGATGCGCTCCGTGAAGGGAATCACCGAACTCATCACGAAACCCGGCCTCGTCAACCTCGACTTCGCCGACGTTCGCACCGTGATGGAACGCGGCGGCGTCGCGATGATCGGTCTCGGGGAGTCCGACTCCGAAGCGAAAGCCGAAGACTCGGTCAAGACCGCGCTCCGGTCGCCGCTGCTCGACGTCGACATCTCCGGGGCGAGTTCCGCACTCGTCAACGTCACCGGTGGCAACGACATGGCAATCGAAGAGGCCGAAGGCGTCGTCGAAGAGATTTACGACCGGATCGACCCCGACGCCCGTATCATCTGGGGAACCTCGATCGACGAGCAACTCGAGGGCAGCATGCGGACGATGATCGTCGTCACCGGCGTCGAGTCGCCACAGATCTACGGCAAGCCCGACGGCGAGGCCGTCCAGCCCGAAGCGCCCGCACAGGGCGAAGACATCGACTTCGTCGACTGA